A genomic segment from Chanos chanos chromosome 2, fChaCha1.1, whole genome shotgun sequence encodes:
- the alpk3b gene encoding alpha-protein kinase 3, whose protein sequence is MASRKVMFRSLSGDGRSGYHNRDNHTAQNGRTSICSYLNSVRPERSYTRQRYSQYTPSRSTLCSVMAQLTEETQPSFETTLRSKAVSETSNVKFSCVVSGYPAPEVTWYKDDMQLDRYCGLPKYEISCEGKNHTLHIYNCTLDDAAIYQASAQNSRGIVSCSGVLEVGIMSEFKIHQNYFAKLKQRAESKRREQEEPRIQNSRPEPPSSVGPERAQRKRRSPMQAVMSLSDTNSIGEMEEQEALNKTPAMEDRLSGLTSERTEPLEVSDKVVTDENKVSAENSIPGRDESNTGLTYIHDTVNMTTSRCTAKQPNTKKKIKISEDKHSTEKQTVRGKETDMEKLGHAAQNVGVLVPKEKAAVQSQSDKPNAQATFSPKTQRVKKTSIATQTESISETKTQACAEPKIKEKTEENDPSSAQSHTLPHLSKAPQQVSSQIPECLSQTSADTHMDVEESSAVQCETAPSALIPMATEDMAGKVDQRLRTTSGTVSPGPGGLVPVKTETTMTSHQSWNGGERDQLSTQTPFVSEPLDNGSDQIGDDFEAVDTRLTNMTPTAPEVSPASLDKVKTEGTGTRGTPLSVENGKTQTDSPKTRVSSSYSSPKADTTLKTSATPKEIASGARRKTISSLAIEKEKGGETVVSTSAQRQGRGEKVKEEESPGNHPCRSQEIPHALPQQQLNTPSPLTLSERRSPKTRRRMLTPEPPKPSEESAQGLVQGSDQVMDKMTAKTAETDKQNPFKAPQVIRKIRAEALSDTLGHLKLWCQFFNVLGDSTLKWYRDEVQIAEIKRSAGDESHVNLALVQTSTRDSGVYSCTITNEYGTVTTDYLLSPDIGEEIEMTPLLFSKGLADAGSWGNKFFGRVMTEEAQVGVGCEHKTTRVKVIYGLDPVFESGKSCFVKVRNPIAYGSEDTCSLAQKNLDMTKQDCKIQNMAREYCKIFAAEAREFENFGPTLEVMPLHLMYRPASSVPYATIEAELKGVYLRYCGLDRAGELIIRDRSQIELKCSALQHWIHQWTNGNLLFTRLEGVDTKLTNIGISFRSKGYQGLPVEGNPKVFELFQALHQCNYYCGLLSLRPLKTPDTLLTPARPKGSRSPLLHRRITPGSSSPQTQRRPTTSNRNASTKDKTVEVSKSGRR, encoded by the exons ATGGCTTCCAGGAAGGTCATGTTTCGTTCACTCTCGGGAGATGGAAGATCTGGATATCACAATAGGGATAACCACACAGCTCAGAATGGTAGGACGAGCATCTGCAGCTACCTTAACAGTGTCAGGCCTGAGAGAAG CTACACTCGACAAAGATACTCTCAATATACCCCGTccag GAGTACCCTATGCAGCGTTATGGCCCAGTTAACAGAGGAGACACAACCTTCTTTCGAAACCACTTTAAGGTCAAAGGCTGTATCTGAGACCTCCAATGTCAAATTCAGTTGCGTTGTCTCAG GTTACCCTGCTCCTGAAGTGACATGGTACAAAGATGATATGCAGCTGGACAGATACTGTGGTCTTCCTAAATATGAGATATCCTGTGAAGGCAAAAACCATACACTCCATATATACAA CTGCACATTGGACGATGCTGCGATCTACCAGGCCTCTGCACAGAACAGCCGGGGTATTGTGTCATGCTCAGGGGTGCTGGAGGTTGGCATCATGAGTGAGTTTAAGATCCATCAGAACTACTTCGCTAAGCTCAAACAGCGGGCAGAGAGTAAGCGTAGGGAGCAGGAGGAACCACGGATCCAGAATAGCCGGCCAGAACCACCGAGCTCAGTTGGGCCTGAGCGAGCCCAGAGGAAACGCAGGTCACCCATGCAGGCTGTTATGAGCCTGAGTGATACCAACTCTataggagagatggaggaacaGGAGGCTCTGAACAAAACACCAGCGATGGAGGACAGATTGAGTGGCTTGACCTCAGAAAGGACAGAACCTTTGGAAGTTTCTGATAAAGTAGtcacagatgaaaacaaagtCTCTGCTGAAAACAGCATTCCCGGTAGAGACGAAAGCAACACAGGCCTAACGTATATTCATGACACAGTCAACATGACTACCAGCAGATGCACAGCCAAACAGCCTAACACCAAGAAGAAGATAAAGATTTCTGAGGATaagcacagcacagagaaacagacagtgagaggaaaagagactGATATGGAGAAGTTAGGCCATGCAGCTCAAAATGTTGGGGTTTTAGTGCCAAAGGAAAAAGCAGCAGTACAATCACAAAGTGATAAGCCAAACGCCCAGGCTACTTTCAGCCCAAAAACACAACGCGTCAAAAAGACTTCCATAGCAACCCAGACTGAAAGTATTTCAGAAACAAAGACGCAAGCATGTGCAGAAccaaaaatcaaagaaaagacagaggaaaatgatCCTTCATCAGCCCAGTCCCATACCCTGCCTCATCTCTCTAAGGCTCCTCAACAGGTCTCCAGCCAAATCCCAGAATGTCTTAGCCAGACCtctgcagatacacacatggATGTGGAGGAAAGTTCAGCTGTACAGTGTGAGACTGCACCTTCAGCTTTAATTCCGATGGCTACAGAGGACATGGCTGGAAAGGTGGATCAAAGACTTCGTACCACCTCTGGAACAGTTTCACCAGGACCAGGGGGTCTGGTTCCAGTCAAAACAGAAACCACAATGACCTCACATCAGTCCTGGAATGGTGGGGAGAGGGATCAGTTGTCTACTCAGA CTCCTTTTGTCTCCGAGCCGCTGGACAATGGAAGTGATCAGATAGGTGATGATTTTGAGGCTGTAGACACTAGACTAACAAACATGACCCCCACTGCCCCTGAGGTCTCACCTGCTAGCCTAG ACAAAGTTAAAACAGAGGGGACTGGTACTCGAGGGACACCTTTGAGTGTTGAGAATGGtaaaacacagactgacagtCCAAAGACAAGAGTTTCATCATCCTACTCATCACCAAAGGCCGACACAACGCTTAAGACATCTGCTACCCCTAAAGAAATTGCCTCTGGGGCACGGCGAAAGACCATCTCCTCTCTAgcaatagagaaagaaaaaggaggtgAAACAGTGGTGAGCACCTCAGCACAAAGacagggaagaggagaaaaggtgaAAGAAGAGGAGTCTCCAGGGAACCACCCTTGCCGAAGCCAAGAGATTCCACATGCATTgccacaacaacaactcaacaCCCCCTCACCTCTAACGCTTTCAGAAAGACGCTCCCCAAAAACCAGACGAAGGATGCTCACACCTGAGCCCCCCAAACCCAGTGAGGAGTCAGCACAAGGATTAGTTCAAGGGTCAGATCAGGTCATGGACAAGATGACAgccaaaacagcagaaacagacaaacaaaatccCTTTAAAG CACCACAGGTGATCCGTAAGATCCGCGCAGAGGCCCTGTCTGACACACTGGGCCACCTGAAACTCTGGTGTCAGTTTTTCAATGTGCTCGGTGACTCCACACTCAAATGGTACAGAGATGAGGTGCAGATTGCTGAAATAAAGAGAAG TGCAGGAGATGAAAGTCATGTGAATCTGGCCCTTGTGCAAACATCTACTCGAGACTCTGGTGTTTACAGCTGCACTATCACCAATGAGTATGGTACAGTCACCACAGACTACCTGCTCAGCCCAGACA tCGGGGAAGAGATTGAAATGACTCCATTGCTCTTTAGTAAAGGTCTGGCTGATGCAGGCAGCTGGGGTAATAAGTTCTTTGGCCGTGTAATGACTGAGGAGGCCCAGGTGGGAGTGGGCTGCGAGCATAAAACCACACGAGTTAAGGTGATATACGGGCTTGACCCTGTATTTGAGTCAGGAAAATCATGCTTTGTAAAGGTGCGGAACCCCATTGCATACGGGAGTGAAGATACTTGTAGTCTGGCTCAGAAGAACTTAGACATGACTAAACAA GACTGTAAGATTCAGAATATGGCAAGGGAATACTGTAAAATCTTTGCTGCAGAGGCAAGGGAGTTTGAGAACTTTGGTCCCACACTAGA GGTGATGCCTCTTCACTTAATGTATCGACCAGCAAGCAGTGTGCCCTATGCCACAATAGAGGCTGAGCTGAAGGGTGTTTACTTACGTTACTGTGGGCTGGATCGTGCTGGGGAGCTGATCATACGAGACAGGTCACAAATTGAGCTGAAGTGCTCTGCTCTTCAGCACTGGATCCATCAGTGGACCAATGGCAACCTACTATTCACCAGACTGGAAG GTGTTGATACCAAATTGACAAACATTGGGATTTCATTCAGATCAAAAGG GTATCAGGGTCTTCCAGTCGAAGGCAACCCTAAGGTGTTTGAACTCTTTCAGGCTCTTCATCAGTGTAATTATTACTGCGGCCTATTGAGCCTTAGACCTCTGAAAACTCCTGACACACTCCTGACCCCTGCCCGACCCAAAGGCTCCAGAAGCCCCCTGCTGCATCGACGCATCACCCCTGGCTCCTCCAGCCCCCAAACCCAGCGCAGGCCCACCACATCAAACCGAAATGCCTCCACTAAAGACAAAACCGTGGAAGTGTCCAAATCTGGGAGGAGGTGA